The proteins below come from a single Gimesia alba genomic window:
- a CDS encoding RNA polymerase sigma factor has translation MPFPETRHTLIQRIATSGNEDDWRTFMTDYWRPVCRFSMRWGKINLTEAEEVASLTFVALIQNQLLSRWLSNPSARLRTLLCAVIRNVLSNRAKVETGRQSILTKLARDPARPDWILDSQAASPEQLDLFYATWVEELLQDCVETVMAEYYSTNRGDYFRVLYGKICEQLTAREIAEHLGLTTMTVENYFKHSRRQLAECLEKTLVARVRRYSDPQNFDIEYKQEWESLGNYLTAQGGLEEAVHRSYSALDSLELRKREQQSVMDVLNRLDHQAACDPAPES, from the coding sequence ATGCCATTTCCGGAGACACGCCATACTTTAATTCAGCGAATTGCCACCAGCGGGAATGAAGACGATTGGCGGACATTCATGACGGACTATTGGCGGCCCGTCTGTCGCTTTTCCATGCGTTGGGGAAAAATCAATCTTACAGAGGCAGAAGAAGTCGCTTCCTTGACCTTTGTCGCCTTAATTCAAAATCAGCTGCTGTCGCGCTGGCTCTCGAATCCCTCCGCCAGGCTGCGTACTCTGCTCTGTGCGGTGATCCGGAACGTCCTTTCCAATCGCGCTAAAGTCGAGACAGGACGACAGAGCATTCTCACAAAACTGGCCAGAGATCCTGCGCGACCTGACTGGATTCTGGACAGTCAGGCCGCGTCGCCCGAGCAGCTGGACCTCTTCTATGCCACCTGGGTGGAAGAACTGCTGCAGGATTGTGTCGAAACAGTCATGGCAGAATATTATTCCACGAATCGCGGCGATTACTTCAGGGTACTCTACGGCAAGATTTGTGAGCAATTGACAGCCCGGGAAATCGCAGAGCATCTGGGCCTGACAACGATGACCGTCGAAAATTATTTTAAACACAGCCGCAGACAACTGGCAGAATGTCTCGAAAAAACACTGGTAGCCCGGGTTCGTCGTTATAGCGATCCTCAGAATTTTGACATCGAATATAAGCAGGAATGGGAATCCCTGGGCAACTATCTGACAGCGCAGGGAGGCCTGGAAGAGGCAGTCCACAGATCTTATTCCGCATTGGATTCGCTGGAGCTGAGAAAACGAGAGCAGCAGTCGGTAATGGATGTACTGAATCGCCTCGATCATCAGGCTGCCTGCGATCCAGCCCCCGAATCATGA
- a CDS encoding PspA/IM30 family protein has translation MGIFKRISDILSANLGEMLEEYENPELMLSQAISEMESSIRTAMLETAKSLASEKKLAKEMAHNENESRHWQERAAQAVASGDDELARKALSRKKEHEKLSIALHDQLKVCQDANQTLRHQLEGMKAKLAEAKRSLATLSARNKAALVRKKIYARSGEMNLDLDDTAFNKFEQMREKVEQAEAEADALAELQGIDPVCCGRDERAVCDSEIDQELEKLKQAHHSGQ, from the coding sequence ATGGGTATATTTAAAAGAATCAGCGATATTCTCTCTGCTAACCTGGGGGAGATGCTAGAAGAGTACGAAAATCCGGAACTGATGCTGTCGCAGGCGATTTCCGAAATGGAAAGTTCTATCAGGACTGCCATGCTGGAAACGGCAAAATCGCTGGCAAGTGAAAAGAAACTGGCGAAAGAGATGGCCCATAATGAAAATGAATCCCGGCACTGGCAGGAACGTGCGGCGCAGGCTGTCGCATCGGGAGATGACGAACTTGCGCGAAAAGCTCTCTCTCGAAAAAAAGAACATGAAAAACTTTCTATCGCGCTCCACGATCAACTGAAAGTCTGTCAGGATGCCAATCAGACATTGCGACATCAACTGGAGGGAATGAAAGCCAAGCTTGCGGAAGCAAAACGCAGCCTGGCAACTTTATCGGCCCGGAATAAAGCAGCGCTGGTACGAAAAAAAATCTATGCCCGTTCCGGAGAAATGAATCTTGATCTGGACGATACTGCTTTCAATAAATTTGAGCAGATGAGAGAGAAAGTCGAGCAGGCAGAAGCGGAAGCCGATGCTCTGGCCGAATTGCAGGGAATCGATCCCGTCTGCTGCGGCAGGGATGAGAGGGCTGTCTGCGATAGCGAAATCGATCAGGAACTTGAGAAACTCAAGCAGGCACATCATTCTGGTCAGTGA
- a CDS encoding rhomboid family intramembrane serine protease has translation MFFPIPMQLETPIRPGTVPAANLVLIGLNMLFYFLVPLESLMTGPGTRLITILTYGFAHGGLFHLLINMWYLWVVGNPVNRRIGNFYYAITYLGTIVVIGVLARCFGNSVLFGSSGAVFAVLATATLLLPAKRVEVHFLVLFPLTILLGLLRLPQYGLQWFIRWDRASIHVLLFSMLFLMLELMGFLIWLLRGQIHLTSFGHLIGFVCGITAVLLLPERITIPQQTVMS, from the coding sequence ATGTTTTTTCCGATTCCCATGCAGCTGGAGACTCCGATTCGCCCCGGAACGGTTCCTGCAGCCAATCTGGTGCTGATTGGTCTGAACATGCTGTTCTATTTTCTGGTTCCGCTGGAGTCGCTGATGACTGGCCCCGGGACACGGTTGATCACGATTCTGACGTACGGTTTTGCGCATGGTGGTCTGTTTCATCTTCTGATTAATATGTGGTATCTGTGGGTAGTTGGTAATCCAGTGAATCGTCGGATTGGTAATTTCTACTATGCGATTACTTACCTGGGAACCATTGTTGTTATCGGAGTTCTGGCACGCTGTTTTGGGAACAGCGTGCTGTTTGGTTCTTCCGGAGCGGTTTTCGCTGTGCTGGCAACAGCAACGTTGCTGTTGCCAGCCAAACGGGTTGAAGTTCATTTTCTGGTTTTGTTTCCCCTGACGATTTTGCTTGGCCTGTTACGGCTGCCCCAATATGGACTGCAATGGTTCATCCGCTGGGATCGGGCTTCCATACATGTGCTGCTGTTTTCCATGTTGTTTCTGATGCTCGAACTAATGGGATTTCTGATCTGGCTACTCCGGGGGCAGATACATCTCACCAGCTTTGGACATCTGATCGGGTTTGTGTGTGGCATCACGGCTGTATTACTGCTGCCAGAGAGAATCACGATTCCTCAGCAGACGGTCATGAGTTGA